Proteins from a genomic interval of Halarcobacter mediterraneus:
- a CDS encoding hybrid sensor histidine kinase/response regulator, with protein sequence MKNSVLKSLIALLAVFLIGYSSLVVVHIFFAKIIDDLDNEVKNEQARYKIGEYILKEINSVERNYYQMAIVSNTKALTPLQDEVIEELNDIRNAINILEKGGTLDNYIKLNLVGISETVEQITFSPSRDTKYTFESIDLKPKLKFIESQLAKMKKIIVMKNIMETSNNKEDKEDAKFEIQMFFKQIPALFIRMKENASRLLYESKINLDKLEKNILKEKKYYSNLEFVVTFLVMFLVSILSYIVIKLILKKSGELKAISLKAENAAKEASKANKIKSQFLANMSHEIRTPLNAIIGFSEILSKAKLSIKEKEQASVINKSAKSLLNIINDILDISKVESGKFELSKGKVDLKKLLEQVVELYSINTKQKNIRFIYKLIGDIPRYIYTDETRLKQVLSNIVSNAIKFTPENKKVFFEVELLKQDEKEATLKFLVKDEGIGISLENQKRIFKPFSQADGSISRQFGGTGLGLSISLKIIELMGSKINLLSEENKGSSFFFDVSFPYEKAKEKNKQYKFLVCNSIDNKESIKESLLNILKEYGEIFDEKTIQGTINLIFCFEDINLSEKLEKLVSKFDVPIVFVGNSENLEKTSKINSLIDFYLDTPIYGSKVFNIIAQACKIENQRINAEIKKDNTFRGKVLVAEDNANNQLLIELLLKDLGLSIDIVDDGQKAYDLYIQNDYDIVFLDINMPIMDGLKALELIREYELKNKIKNIPIIALTANTIKGDKEKYLEAGMNDYLAKPIENDKLIEVLKKYLSKSFSKKVNLENIERSKNTFNKIDLNLVSTNLGLSQTIAQKVIDKFKADISKELDEFEKTIEVGDEEEIIKKAHYIKNSCLNLCLTQICELLEEIEKEELSSNQKKEKFKILKEKVLELL encoded by the coding sequence ATGAAAAATAGTGTTTTAAAAAGTTTAATAGCCTTACTTGCTGTTTTCTTAATAGGTTATAGTTCTTTAGTTGTAGTACATATTTTCTTTGCAAAAATCATTGATGATTTGGATAATGAAGTGAAAAATGAGCAGGCAAGGTATAAAATAGGAGAATATATTCTAAAAGAGATAAACTCCGTTGAAAGAAACTATTATCAAATGGCAATAGTTTCTAATACAAAAGCATTAACACCTTTGCAAGATGAAGTTATTGAAGAGTTAAATGATATAAGAAATGCTATTAATATTTTAGAAAAGGGAGGAACTTTAGATAATTATATTAAATTAAATTTAGTAGGAATTAGTGAAACTGTAGAGCAAATAACTTTCTCTCCCTCAAGAGATACAAAATATACTTTTGAATCTATAGATTTAAAACCTAAATTAAAGTTTATAGAAAGTCAACTTGCAAAAATGAAAAAAATTATAGTAATGAAAAATATAATGGAAACTTCTAATAATAAAGAAGATAAAGAAGATGCAAAGTTTGAAATACAAATGTTTTTTAAGCAAATACCTGCACTTTTTATTAGAATGAAAGAAAATGCAAGTCGTTTATTATATGAAAGTAAAATAAATCTAGATAAATTAGAAAAAAATATTTTAAAAGAGAAAAAGTATTATTCTAATTTAGAGTTTGTAGTTACTTTTTTAGTTATGTTTTTAGTTAGTATTTTAAGTTATATTGTAATAAAGCTTATTTTGAAAAAAAGTGGTGAGTTAAAAGCAATCTCTTTAAAAGCTGAGAATGCAGCAAAAGAAGCTTCAAAAGCAAATAAAATAAAATCTCAATTTTTAGCTAATATGAGTCATGAAATAAGAACACCTTTAAATGCAATAATAGGTTTCTCAGAGATTCTTTCTAAAGCTAAATTATCTATTAAAGAAAAAGAACAAGCATCAGTTATAAATAAAAGTGCAAAATCTTTATTAAATATTATAAACGATATTTTAGATATTTCAAAAGTAGAAAGTGGAAAGTTTGAACTTAGTAAAGGGAAAGTTGATTTAAAAAAACTTTTAGAACAAGTAGTTGAATTATACTCTATAAATACAAAACAAAAGAATATTAGATTTATTTATAAACTTATAGGAGATATCCCTAGGTATATTTATACTGATGAAACTAGACTTAAACAAGTATTATCAAATATTGTAAGTAATGCAATAAAATTCACTCCTGAAAATAAAAAAGTTTTCTTTGAGGTTGAACTTTTAAAACAAGATGAAAAAGAAGCTACTTTAAAGTTTTTAGTTAAAGATGAAGGTATAGGAATATCCCTAGAAAATCAAAAAAGAATTTTTAAACCTTTTTCTCAGGCTGATGGCAGTATCTCGAGACAATTTGGTGGTACGGGATTAGGATTGTCTATAAGTCTTAAAATTATTGAATTAATGGGCTCAAAAATAAATCTTTTAAGTGAAGAAAACAAAGGAAGTAGTTTCTTTTTTGATGTAAGTTTTCCTTATGAAAAAGCAAAAGAAAAAAATAAACAATATAAATTTTTAGTATGTAATAGTATAGATAATAAAGAGTCTATCAAAGAAAGTTTACTTAATATACTAAAAGAGTATGGAGAAATTTTTGATGAAAAAACTATTCAAGGAACTATTAATCTGATTTTTTGTTTTGAAGATATTAATTTATCAGAAAAATTAGAAAAACTGGTAAGTAAGTTTGATGTACCCATTGTTTTTGTAGGAAATAGTGAAAACCTTGAGAAAACAAGTAAAATTAATTCTTTAATTGATTTTTATCTTGATACCCCCATTTATGGTTCAAAGGTTTTTAATATTATTGCACAAGCTTGTAAAATAGAAAATCAAAGAATTAATGCAGAAATAAAAAAAGACAATACTTTTAGAGGAAAAGTATTAGTAGCAGAAGATAATGCAAATAATCAGTTATTAATAGAGTTATTATTAAAAGATTTAGGCTTAAGTATTGATATTGTTGATGATGGACAAAAAGCTTATGATTTATATATACAAAATGATTATGATATAGTTTTTTTAGATATTAATATGCCTATTATGGATGGATTAAAAGCCTTAGAACTTATTAGAGAGTATGAATTAAAAAATAAAATAAAAAATATTCCTATTATAGCTTTAACAGCAAATACAATAAAAGGAGATAAGGAAAAGTACTTAGAAGCAGGAATGAATGATTATTTGGCAAAACCAATAGAAAATGATAAATTAATTGAAGTTTTGAAAAAATATTTATCTAAATCTTTTTCAAAAAAAGTAAATTTAGAAAATATTGAAAGAAGTAAAAATACTTTTAATAAGATAGATTTAAATTTAGTTTCTACAAACTTGGGTTTAAGTCAAACTATTGCACAAAAAGTTATAGATAAATTTAAAGCTGATATTTCTAAAGAACTTGATGAGTTTGAAAAAACAATAGAAGTTGGAGATGAAGAAGAAATTATAAAGAAAGCTCATTATATAAAAAATTCTTGTTTAAATTTGTGTTTAACGCAAATTTGCGAACTTCTTGAAGAAATAGAAAAAGAAGAACTTTCAAGTAATCAAAAGAAAGAAAAGTTTAAAATTCTAAAAGAAAAAGTATTAGAGTTATTATAA